A single Methanocaldococcus bathoardescens DNA region contains:
- a CDS encoding translation initiation factor IF-2 subunit alpha, producing MRREFPEEGDIVIGTVKDVKPYGAFVELLEYPGKEGMIHISEVTSGWVKNIRDHVKVGQRVVAKVLRVDEKKGHIDLSLKRVTEQQKRAKVQEWKRFQRASKMLERAAEKLGKSLEEAWEEVGYLLEDEFGELYNAFETMVIEGKEVLDDLDISEEWKNVLYEVAKESIELTNVEVEGVIEMKSYAPDGIKQIKKALTTALKANPYEDVEVKITYIGAPKYRVVVIAPDYKSGEEVLKKVCEKAVETIKKLGGEGSYYKESKK from the coding sequence ATGAGAAGGGAATTTCCTGAAGAAGGAGATATAGTTATAGGGACTGTAAAGGATGTCAAACCTTATGGGGCATTTGTAGAACTCTTAGAATATCCAGGAAAAGAGGGAATGATTCATATCTCTGAGGTTACATCAGGATGGGTTAAAAATATTAGAGACCACGTTAAAGTCGGGCAGAGGGTTGTTGCAAAAGTTTTAAGAGTAGATGAAAAAAAAGGACATATTGATTTATCTTTAAAGAGGGTTACTGAACAGCAAAAAAGAGCAAAAGTCCAAGAATGGAAAAGGTTCCAAAGAGCTTCAAAGATGCTTGAAAGAGCCGCTGAAAAATTAGGTAAAAGCTTAGAAGAAGCATGGGAAGAGGTTGGATACTTATTGGAGGATGAGTTTGGAGAGTTATACAATGCCTTTGAAACAATGGTTATTGAAGGAAAAGAGGTTTTAGATGATTTAGATATTAGTGAAGAATGGAAAAATGTTTTGTATGAGGTTGCTAAAGAGAGCATTGAATTAACAAATGTTGAAGTTGAAGGAGTTATTGAGATGAAATCCTATGCTCCAGATGGCATTAAGCAGATAAAGAAGGCATTAACAACAGCTTTAAAAGCCAACCCTTATGAGGACGTTGAAGTTAAAATAACCTACATTGGGGCACCAAAGTATAGGGTTGTTGTTATAGCTCCAGATTACAAGAGTGGAGAGGAGGTTTTAAAGAAGGTTTGTGAGAAAGCCGTAGAAACAATCAAAAAACTTGGTGGAGAAGGAAGCTATTACAAAGAGAGTAAGAAGTAA
- a CDS encoding RNA-protein complex protein Nop10, whose translation MRMKKCPKCGTYTLKDICPKCGEKTAIPKPPKFSLEDRWGKYRRMLKRALKNKNKAE comes from the coding sequence ATGAGAATGAAAAAATGCCCGAAATGTGGAACTTACACTTTAAAAGACATCTGCCCAAAGTGTGGAGAAAAAACTGCAATTCCAAAACCACCAAAATTTTCTTTAGAGGATAGATGGGGAAAATATAGGAGGATGTTAAAGAGAGCTTTAAAAAATAAAAATAAGGCAGAATAA
- the arfB gene encoding 2-amino-5-formylamino-6-ribosylaminopyrimidin-4(3H)-one 5'-monophosphate deformylase, giving the protein MLLRLSSGNILNEKVHKVGIIALGSFLENHGAVLPIDTDIKIASYIALKASILTGAKFLGVVIPSTEYEYVKHGIHNKPEDVYSYLRFLINEGKKIGVEKFLIVNCHGGNVLVESFLKDLEYEFGVKVEMINITFTHASTEEVSVGYVIGIAKADEETLKEHNNFEKYPEVGMVGLKEARKNNKAINEEAEVVERFGIKLDKKLGEKILNNAIEKVIEKIKEMIR; this is encoded by the coding sequence ATGCTACTTAGATTATCATCAGGTAATATATTGAATGAAAAAGTCCATAAAGTAGGAATTATAGCCCTTGGTTCGTTCTTAGAAAATCATGGAGCTGTTTTGCCAATAGACACTGATATAAAAATAGCTTCATACATTGCTTTAAAGGCATCTATTTTAACTGGAGCTAAGTTTTTGGGAGTTGTTATTCCATCAACTGAATATGAGTATGTTAAACATGGCATTCACAACAAACCAGAGGATGTTTATAGCTATTTGAGGTTTTTGATAAATGAGGGTAAGAAAATTGGTGTAGAGAAGTTTTTGATAGTTAATTGTCATGGAGGAAACGTCTTAGTTGAAAGTTTTTTAAAAGATTTAGAATATGAGTTTGGAGTAAAGGTAGAGATGATAAATATAACATTCACTCATGCTTCAACAGAGGAAGTTTCTGTTGGTTATGTAATTGGCATAGCTAAAGCTGATGAAGAAACTTTGAAAGAGCATAACAACTTTGAAAAATATCCTGAAGTTGGCATGGTTGGATTAAAAGAGGCGAGAAAAAATAATAAAGCCATAAATGAAGAGGCAGAAGTTGTTGAAAGATTTGGAATTAAATTGGATAAAAAACTTGGAGAGAAAATTTTGAATAATGCAATAGAAAAAGTTATTGAAAAAATAAAAGAAATGATAAGGTGA
- a CDS encoding methanogenesis marker 9 domain-containing protein, with the protein MGWDNAPSHICRGGDLRGLAFCCPPIKYCPIHKALAVLKMSPEEFIKIKEDFGKRTKLGLGSNTCFGSLVWCCKITKPCPYRDYELAKNNISPDEYMELKKELAKEIIKNSQFFKEAVDVFIKKGIPKDIAEKCILETGDLKKAYELAIKMIDKD; encoded by the coding sequence ATGGGTTGGGATAATGCCCCATCTCACATCTGCAGAGGAGGAGATTTAAGAGGTTTGGCTTTTTGCTGTCCCCCAATAAAATACTGTCCTATCCATAAAGCATTAGCCGTATTAAAAATGTCGCCAGAAGAGTTTATAAAAATAAAAGAAGATTTTGGGAAAAGAACAAAGCTTGGTTTAGGAAGTAATACATGCTTTGGTAGTTTAGTGTGGTGCTGTAAAATAACAAAACCTTGCCCTTATAGGGATTATGAACTTGCTAAAAACAACATAAGTCCTGATGAATACATGGAGCTAAAAAAAGAGCTTGCTAAGGAAATTATAAAAAATAGCCAGTTTTTTAAAGAGGCGGTTGATGTTTTTATTAAGAAGGGCATTCCAAAAGATATTGCTGAAAAATGTATCTTAGAGACAGGAGATTTAAAGAAAGCTTATGAATTGGCTATAAAAATGATAGATAAAGATTAA
- the cdhD gene encoding CO dehydrogenase/acetyl-CoA synthase subunit delta, giving the protein MIYNDKLGDAMDLNALIKIIEKVGRIEIENITITADELIINIPSAPPIVIPQTPSIKEKLVEEGIIEIKDVPELDWEPPVEKYPGYIREVQFGKPKSEGGRGKVVKIGGQKALYRFEEPQPNPPVVTFDIFDIPMPGLPKPIREFFQDVMEDPCEWAKKCVKEFGADMITIHHISTDPKIKDKSPKEAAKLMEDLLQAVDVPFVIGGSGNPQKDPLVLEACAEVAEGDRCLLASANLELDYKKIVDAAMKYDHNVLAWSIMDPNMARDLNRKLVEAGLDPNRIVMDPTTCALGYGIEFSINAMTRLRLNGLKGDELVNMPMSSGTTNAIGAREAWMNNPEWGPREYRLPLWEITTGITMMMCGVDLFMMLNPISVKTLKEIGKTLTTKPGEVKLNTNNYEWITAKA; this is encoded by the coding sequence ATGATTTATAATGACAAATTAGGTGATGCTATGGATTTAAATGCTTTGATAAAAATCATTGAAAAAGTTGGAAGAATTGAAATTGAAAACATAACAATTACAGCAGATGAATTAATCATAAATATCCCATCAGCTCCACCAATAGTTATCCCTCAAACACCATCAATAAAAGAGAAATTGGTTGAAGAAGGAATTATAGAAATTAAAGATGTTCCAGAGTTAGATTGGGAACCTCCAGTTGAGAAATATCCTGGATACATAAGAGAAGTCCAATTTGGAAAACCAAAATCAGAGGGTGGAAGAGGAAAGGTCGTAAAGATTGGTGGGCAAAAAGCTTTATACAGATTTGAAGAGCCACAACCAAACCCTCCAGTTGTTACATTTGATATATTTGATATTCCAATGCCTGGGTTACCAAAACCAATTAGAGAGTTTTTCCAAGATGTGATGGAAGACCCTTGCGAATGGGCAAAGAAGTGTGTTAAAGAATTTGGAGCAGATATGATAACAATCCACCACATCTCAACAGACCCAAAAATTAAAGATAAAAGTCCAAAAGAGGCAGCAAAATTAATGGAAGATTTATTACAAGCTGTTGATGTTCCATTTGTTATTGGAGGTAGTGGAAACCCTCAAAAAGACCCGTTAGTTTTAGAGGCATGTGCTGAAGTTGCAGAAGGAGATAGATGTTTATTAGCATCAGCAAACTTAGAATTGGATTATAAAAAGATAGTTGATGCAGCTATGAAATACGACCATAATGTATTAGCATGGAGTATTATGGACCCAAATATGGCGAGAGATTTAAATAGAAAGTTAGTTGAAGCTGGTTTAGACCCAAATAGAATAGTTATGGACCCAACAACATGTGCTTTAGGTTATGGGATAGAGTTTTCAATTAATGCAATGACAAGATTGAGATTGAATGGATTGAAAGGGGATGAGTTAGTTAATATGCCAATGTCCTCTGGAACAACAAACGCTATTGGAGCAAGAGAAGCATGGATGAACAATCCTGAATGGGGACCGAGAGAGTATAGACTCCCACTATGGGAAATAACTACTGGAATTACAATGATGATGTGTGGTGTTGATTTGTTCATGATGCTTAACCCAATATCAGTGAAAACATTGAAAGAGATTGGAAAAACACTAACAACTAAGCCAGGAGAAGTTAAGCTAAACACAAATAACTATGAGTGGATTACAGCAAAAGCATAA
- the acsC gene encoding acetyl-CoA decarbonylase/synthase complex subunit gamma, whose translation MAKKVSAMDIYKLLPKTNCKKCGQPSCMAFATKLLEKEASVDQCPILNTPKFEENRKKLIELISPPVKEVWFGNDEKKAVMGGDEVMYRYQLSFFNPTPIGIDISDELSEEEIKNKAKEIENFAFERTGEKLKLDFIVIRNASGDVEKFKKAIEIVEKETKMPICIASLNPEVIKEALKVIKSKPMVYAATKDTLNDFIKVIKELKKEKDVVLVLSSNNVKDLKNMAAKCLANGIEDLVLEPHTYPENIAETLDLNVMIRRSAIERGDKYLGFPILNLPINAYYYALKNECPISGFFDDKEVIAKMFEATIANTLMNRYADALIMHGTDVWELMPVLTLRQCIYTDPRKPQAVEPGLYPIGNPDENSPVILTTNFSLTFYTVTGDFEKDNVTCWLLVMDTGGKAVDVSVAGGQYNGENAKKLIEETGIADKVSHRILILPALAASTRGDIEDKTGWTCIVGTRDSSQVGDFLRKNWDKILKEWKEKNQTA comes from the coding sequence ATGGCAAAAAAAGTTAGTGCAATGGATATCTATAAGTTATTGCCAAAAACAAACTGTAAAAAATGTGGGCAACCATCATGTATGGCATTTGCTACAAAATTGTTAGAGAAAGAGGCGAGTGTTGACCAGTGTCCTATTCTAAATACTCCAAAATTTGAAGAAAATAGAAAGAAACTTATAGAGCTTATATCCCCACCTGTAAAAGAAGTGTGGTTTGGAAATGATGAGAAAAAGGCAGTTATGGGTGGAGATGAAGTAATGTATAGATATCAGCTATCATTCTTCAACCCAACACCAATTGGTATTGATATAAGTGATGAGTTAAGTGAAGAAGAAATTAAGAATAAAGCTAAAGAAATAGAGAATTTTGCATTTGAAAGAACTGGAGAAAAGCTAAAATTGGACTTTATTGTTATAAGAAATGCTTCTGGAGATGTTGAGAAATTCAAAAAAGCTATAGAGATAGTAGAAAAAGAAACAAAAATGCCTATTTGTATTGCTTCATTAAATCCGGAGGTTATAAAAGAAGCTTTAAAAGTAATTAAATCAAAACCAATGGTTTATGCTGCAACAAAAGATACATTAAATGATTTCATAAAAGTCATTAAAGAGCTTAAAAAAGAAAAGGATGTTGTTTTGGTTTTATCATCAAATAACGTTAAAGATTTAAAAAATATGGCTGCAAAGTGCTTAGCTAATGGTATTGAAGATTTAGTTTTAGAACCTCACACTTACCCAGAAAATATTGCTGAAACATTAGATTTAAATGTAATGATTAGGAGAAGTGCAATAGAAAGAGGAGACAAATACTTAGGATTCCCAATATTAAATTTACCAATTAACGCTTATTATTACGCTTTAAAAAATGAATGTCCAATTTCTGGATTCTTTGATGATAAAGAAGTTATTGCTAAGATGTTTGAAGCAACTATTGCCAACACATTAATGAATAGATATGCAGATGCTTTAATTATGCACGGAACAGATGTTTGGGAATTAATGCCTGTATTAACATTGAGACAATGTATCTATACCGACCCAAGAAAACCACAAGCAGTTGAACCTGGATTATATCCAATTGGCAATCCAGATGAAAACAGCCCAGTTATATTAACAACAAACTTCTCATTAACATTCTATACAGTTACTGGAGACTTTGAGAAAGATAATGTTACCTGCTGGTTATTAGTAATGGATACTGGAGGAAAGGCTGTTGATGTCTCAGTTGCAGGAGGGCAATATAATGGAGAGAATGCTAAAAAATTAATTGAAGAGACAGGAATTGCTGATAAAGTTAGCCATAGAATATTAATTTTACCAGCATTGGCTGCATCAACAAGAGGAGATATTGAAGATAAAACTGGATGGACTTGTATTGTTGGAACAAGAGATTCATCTCAAGTTGGTGACTTCTTAAGGAAAAACTGGGATAAAATATTAAAAGAGTGGAAAGAAAAGAATCAAACCGCATAA
- a CDS encoding pyridoxal phosphate-dependent aminotransferase, whose translation MISNRCKNIKPSAIREIFNLATSDCINLGIGEPDFDTPKHIIEEAKKALDEGKTHYSPNNGIPELREEISNKLKRDYNLDVDKDNIIVTCGASEALMLSIMTLVDKGDEVLIPNPSFVSYFSLTEFAEGKIKSINLDENFDIDLEQVKESITKKTKLIIFNSPANPTGKVYDKETIKGLAEIAEDYNLIIVSDEVYDKIIYDKKHYSPMEFTDRCILINGFSKTYAMTGWRIGYLAVSDELNKELDLINNMIKIHQYSFACATTFAQYGALAALKGSQKCVEEMVNEFKRRRDLIYNGLKDIFRVNKPDGAFYIFPDVSEYGDGVEVAKKLIENKVLCVPGIAFGENGANYIRFSYATKYEDIEKALEIIKKIFE comes from the coding sequence ATGATAAGCAATAGGTGTAAAAATATAAAACCATCTGCAATTAGAGAGATATTTAATTTAGCAACATCTGACTGTATAAATTTGGGAATAGGTGAGCCAGATTTTGATACACCAAAACATATTATTGAGGAAGCAAAAAAAGCATTGGATGAAGGAAAAACTCATTACTCTCCAAACAATGGAATTCCAGAGCTTAGAGAAGAGATAAGTAATAAATTAAAGAGAGATTATAATTTAGATGTTGATAAAGACAATATTATTGTTACTTGCGGGGCTTCAGAGGCATTAATGCTTTCTATCATGACTTTGGTTGATAAGGGGGATGAGGTTTTAATCCCAAATCCATCTTTTGTATCTTATTTTTCATTAACAGAGTTTGCTGAAGGGAAGATTAAAAGTATAAATTTAGATGAAAATTTTGATATTGATTTAGAGCAAGTTAAAGAATCAATTACTAAAAAAACAAAATTAATAATCTTTAACTCTCCAGCAAACCCTACTGGAAAAGTCTATGATAAAGAAACAATAAAGGGCTTGGCGGAGATAGCTGAAGATTATAATTTAATTATTGTTTCAGATGAGGTTTATGATAAGATTATTTATGATAAAAAACACTACTCACCAATGGAATTTACTGATAGGTGTATATTAATTAATGGATTTTCTAAAACCTATGCTATGACTGGCTGGAGAATTGGTTATTTAGCTGTTTCTGATGAACTAAATAAAGAGTTGGATTTAATCAACAATATGATAAAAATCCATCAATACAGCTTTGCCTGTGCTACAACCTTTGCTCAATATGGTGCTTTAGCCGCTCTAAAAGGAAGTCAAAAATGTGTTGAAGAGATGGTTAATGAATTTAAAAGGAGGAGGGATTTAATTTATAATGGACTAAAGGATATTTTTAGAGTTAATAAACCTGATGGAGCATTTTATATCTTCCCAGATGTATCCGAGTATGGAGATGGTGTAGAAGTTGCTAAAAAATTAATTGAAAATAAAGTTCTATGTGTTCCAGGGATTGCATTTGGTGAAAATGGAGCTAATTATATTAGATTTAGTTATGCTACAAAATATGAAGATATAGAAAAAGCATTAGAGATTATAAAAAAGATTTTTGAGTAA
- a CDS encoding nucleotidyltransferase domain-containing protein, with translation MEIPIFVVISGSDLYGIPNPSDVDVRGVHILDREIFVKNCLYKSKEGEVINKIFGKCDFVSFELGKFLRELLKPNANFIEIALSDRVLYSSKYHEDVKEIAHNCICKKLYHHWNGFIKHLQKSCEKENYKNPKTLLYILRAYYQGILCLERGEFKLNFNSFKCLDCYDEEIVNYLFQCKIDKKSVDEQYKEKIKNHFCELDLLLDENYKNSNIRDNPSETTKIKAIELYKKLYFENFKI, from the coding sequence ATGGAAATCCCAATATTTGTTGTTATTTCCGGTAGTGATTTATATGGCATCCCAAATCCAAGTGATGTAGATGTTAGGGGCGTGCATATCTTAGACAGAGAGATATTTGTTAAAAACTGCCTATATAAAAGTAAAGAAGGGGAAGTTATAAATAAAATATTCGGAAAGTGTGATTTTGTTAGTTTTGAGCTTGGAAAGTTTTTAAGAGAGTTATTAAAGCCAAATGCTAACTTTATTGAGATAGCTTTATCTGATAGGGTTTTGTATTCTTCAAAATACCATGAAGATGTTAAGGAAATAGCTCACAATTGCATTTGCAAAAAGCTCTATCATCACTGGAACGGATTTATTAAACATCTTCAAAAATCATGTGAGAAAGAGAATTATAAAAATCCAAAGACACTTTTATATATTTTGAGAGCTTATTATCAAGGTATTTTATGCTTAGAGAGAGGAGAATTTAAGCTAAATTTTAATTCATTTAAATGCTTAGATTGCTATGATGAAGAGATTGTAAATTATCTGTTTCAATGCAAAATAGATAAAAAATCTGTTGATGAGCAATATAAGGAGAAGATAAAAAATCATTTTTGTGAATTGGATTTATTATTGGATGAGAATTATAAAAATTCCAATATAAGAGATAATCCATCAGAAACTACAAAGATTAAGGCAATTGAGCTTTATAAAAAATTATATTTTGAGAACTTCAAAATTTAA
- the selD gene encoding selenide, water dikinase SelD codes for MEKANEKIKLTELVKLHGUACKLPSTELESLVKGIVTDDDLSDKNILVGLGDDASIIKRNGLVIAKTVDVFTPIVDDPYIQGKIAACNSTSDIYAMGLLDIVGVLAIVGIPEKLPIHIVREMLKGFQDFCRENKTSIVGGHTILNPWPLIGGAVTGVGREEEILTKGGAKEGDILILTKPLGTQTAMALSRIPEEFKDLINIAEEEEKYIIDKAIEIMTTSNRYGLMALRKAEERVGDKIANALTDITGFGILGHSNEVAKNSNVLIEITSLPCIKKTPELSRLFGHALLDGYGAETAGGLLISAKKEYKDDLIDELEKAKCCAFEVGRVVKKGEGKAVLSKDVEIVEV; via the coding sequence ATGGAAAAGGCTAATGAGAAAATAAAATTAACTGAATTAGTTAAATTGCATGGATGAGCTTGCAAACTGCCCAGCACCGAGTTAGAGTCTTTAGTTAAAGGAATAGTTACTGATGATGATTTATCAGACAAAAATATTTTGGTTGGTTTGGGGGATGATGCATCAATAATTAAAAGAAACGGGTTGGTTATAGCAAAGACAGTTGATGTTTTCACACCAATTGTTGACGACCCCTATATACAAGGAAAGATTGCTGCTTGCAATTCAACAAGCGACATCTATGCTATGGGATTATTGGATATAGTAGGTGTTTTAGCAATAGTGGGAATTCCTGAAAAACTTCCAATACATATAGTTAGAGAGATGTTAAAGGGGTTTCAAGATTTTTGTAGAGAGAACAAAACATCAATTGTTGGTGGGCATACTATACTAAACCCATGGCCTCTAATTGGAGGGGCAGTTACAGGTGTTGGGAGAGAGGAAGAGATTTTAACAAAAGGTGGAGCTAAAGAAGGAGATATTTTAATATTAACAAAACCATTAGGAACTCAAACAGCGATGGCATTATCAAGAATTCCAGAGGAATTTAAAGATTTAATCAACATTGCTGAGGAGGAAGAAAAATACATTATAGATAAAGCAATAGAGATAATGACAACATCAAATAGATATGGATTAATGGCTTTAAGAAAAGCAGAAGAAAGAGTTGGAGATAAAATAGCAAATGCTTTAACAGATATTACTGGATTTGGTATATTAGGGCATTCAAATGAAGTAGCCAAAAACAGTAACGTTTTGATAGAAATTACTTCACTACCCTGCATAAAAAAGACGCCTGAGTTGAGTAGATTATTTGGCCATGCATTATTGGATGGATATGGAGCTGAAACTGCAGGAGGATTGTTAATATCGGCAAAAAAAGAATATAAAGATGATCTAATTGATGAGTTAGAGAAAGCTAAATGTTGTGCGTTTGAAGTTGGTAGGGTTGTGAAAAAAGGTGAAGGAAAAGCAGTTTTAAGTAAAGATGTTGAAATAGTTGAGGTCTAA
- the purC gene encoding phosphoribosylaminoimidazolesuccinocarboxamide synthase, translated as MEIKLEEILKNQPLYSGKAKSIYEIDDDKVLIEFRDDITAGNGAKHDIKENKGYLNALISSKLFEVLEENGVKTHYIKYIEPRYMIAKKVEIVPIEVIVRNIAAGSLCRRYPFEEGKELPFPIVQFDYKNDEYGDPMLNEDIAVALGLATREELNKIKEIALKVNEILKKLFDEKGIILVDFKIEIGRDKDGNLLVADEISPDTMRLWDKETRDVLDKDVFRKDLGDVIAKYRIVAERLGLL; from the coding sequence ATGGAAATAAAATTGGAAGAAATTTTAAAAAATCAGCCATTATACAGTGGAAAAGCAAAGTCAATCTATGAGATTGATGATGATAAAGTTTTGATAGAGTTTAGAGATGATATAACAGCAGGAAATGGAGCTAAGCATGATATTAAAGAGAATAAAGGATATTTAAACGCTTTAATCTCATCAAAGTTATTTGAAGTTTTAGAAGAAAATGGAGTAAAGACTCACTACATAAAGTATATAGAACCAAGATATATGATAGCTAAAAAAGTTGAGATTGTACCAATAGAGGTTATAGTTAGAAATATCGCCGCTGGAAGCTTATGCAGAAGATATCCTTTTGAAGAAGGGAAAGAATTGCCTTTCCCAATTGTTCAATTTGACTACAAAAATGATGAGTATGGAGACCCAATGTTAAATGAAGATATTGCTGTAGCTTTAGGTTTAGCTACAAGAGAGGAGTTAAATAAGATTAAAGAAATTGCTTTAAAGGTTAATGAAATATTAAAGAAATTGTTTGATGAGAAGGGCATTATATTAGTTGACTTCAAAATTGAAATTGGTAGAGATAAAGATGGCAATTTATTGGTTGCAGATGAGATAAGCCCAGACACTATGAGATTGTGGGATAAGGAGACAAGAGATGTATTAGATAAAGATGTATTTAGAAAGGATTTAGGGGATGTTATTGCAAAATACAGAATTGTCGCTGAGAGATTAGGCTTATTATAA
- the purS gene encoding phosphoribosylformylglycinamidine synthase subunit PurS, with translation MYKATVTIKLKKGVLNPEGRTIQRALNFLGFNDVKEVQTYKMIDIIMEGESEEKVREEVEEMCKKLLANPVIHDYEIKVEKIE, from the coding sequence ATGTATAAGGCAACAGTTACAATAAAGTTAAAAAAAGGAGTTTTAAACCCAGAAGGAAGAACAATACAGAGGGCATTAAACTTTTTAGGCTTTAATGATGTTAAAGAAGTTCAAACATACAAGATGATTGATATAATTATGGAAGGAGAGAGTGAGGAGAAAGTTAGAGAAGAAGTTGAAGAGATGTGTAAAAAGTTATTAGCAAATCCAGTAATTCATGATTATGAGATAAAAGTTGAGAAGATTGAATAA
- the serB gene encoding phosphoserine phosphatase SerB, translating to MEKKKKLILFDFDSTLVNNETIDEIAREAGVEEEVKKITKEAMEGKLNFEQSLRKRVSLLKDLPIEKVEKAIERITPTEGAEETIKELKNRGYVVAVVSGGFDIAVNKIKEKLGLDYAFANRLIVKDGKLTGEVDGEVLKENAKGEILEKIAKIEGIKLEDTVAVGDGANDISMFKKAGLKIAFCAKPILKEKADICIEKRDLREILKYIK from the coding sequence ATGGAGAAGAAGAAAAAGCTTATTTTATTTGATTTTGATAGCACATTAGTTAATAATGAGACAATTGATGAGATTGCAAGAGAAGCAGGAGTTGAGGAAGAGGTTAAGAAGATAACAAAAGAAGCTATGGAAGGAAAATTAAATTTTGAGCAATCTTTAAGAAAAAGAGTCAGTTTATTAAAAGACCTTCCAATTGAAAAGGTTGAAAAAGCTATTGAAAGAATAACACCAACAGAAGGGGCAGAGGAAACAATTAAAGAACTAAAAAATAGAGGTTATGTTGTTGCTGTTGTTAGTGGAGGTTTTGATATTGCTGTTAATAAAATTAAAGAAAAATTAGGATTAGATTACGCTTTTGCAAATAGGTTAATTGTTAAAGATGGAAAACTAACTGGAGAAGTTGACGGAGAAGTTTTAAAAGAAAATGCTAAGGGAGAAATTTTAGAGAAGATAGCTAAAATTGAAGGAATAAAATTGGAAGATACTGTTGCTGTAGGAGATGGAGCTAATGATATAAGCATGTTTAAAAAAGCTGGTTTGAAGATAGCTTTTTGTGCTAAACCTATTTTAAAAGAGAAAGCAGATATTTGTATAGAGAAGAGAGATTTGAGGGAGATTTTGAAGTATATTAAGTAA
- a CDS encoding UPF0104 family protein → MKIKITKSSILFILSIAFILILMAYIGIYEIFQILISANPIYIILAIILQMVISLLLAVRWGYITKILGYKASIKNIFLLVLMGLFINNITPSMRGGGEAFRAYYLSKLEKIPKGLAFSTVVVERVLDTAIFLFFTLFVIGYFVVTGFEYLEYLILSWIFLFLLTAVIIYLIANKELLIKTVTKISKFICKYCSYNYDEEKILKSIDEFYNSMKFFKNKRGREVYIAIILSVGWYVLDILKLWLLFLSLPYIVSIVSVATVYLITLLSGVLSITPSGFGTADTVMILSFSAFKIPPSVAAAVTLLDRFVSYIIPTILGYIAMLIIKKEIDKKKAK, encoded by the coding sequence ATGAAAATAAAAATTACCAAATCTTCTATTCTTTTTATCCTTAGCATTGCTTTTATATTAATTTTAATGGCGTATATTGGAATATACGAAATATTCCAAATATTAATTAGTGCAAATCCAATCTATATAATATTGGCAATTATTCTGCAGATGGTTATTTCATTACTATTGGCTGTAAGATGGGGATATATAACAAAAATTTTGGGATACAAAGCATCGATTAAAAACATCTTTTTACTTGTTTTGATGGGGCTGTTTATTAATAATATCACCCCTTCTATGAGGGGAGGAGGAGAGGCGTTTAGAGCTTATTACTTATCAAAACTTGAAAAGATTCCGAAAGGTTTGGCATTTTCTACAGTTGTTGTTGAAAGGGTTTTAGATACAGCCATATTTTTATTTTTCACATTATTTGTGATTGGATACTTTGTAGTTACTGGGTTTGAGTATCTTGAATATTTAATCCTCTCATGGATTTTTCTGTTTTTACTAACTGCAGTAATTATCTATTTAATAGCAAATAAAGAACTTCTAATTAAGACGGTTACAAAAATATCAAAGTTTATTTGCAAATACTGCTCATACAATTACGATGAAGAAAAAATACTAAAATCTATTGATGAATTCTACAACAGTATGAAATTTTTTAAAAATAAAAGAGGTAGGGAAGTCTATATTGCCATAATTTTATCTGTTGGGTGGTATGTCCTTGATATCCTAAAGTTGTGGCTGTTATTTTTATCTCTGCCTTATATCGTCTCTATTGTGAGTGTAGCCACAGTATATTTAATAACTCTTTTATCTGGTGTTTTATCCATAACTCCCAGTGGTTTTGGAACAGCAGATACAGTAATGATTCTCTCTTTTTCTGCTTTTAAAATTCCTCCCTCAGTAGCTGCAGCAGTTACCTTATTGGATAGATTTGTATCTTATATAATTCCAACAATCCTTGGTTACATTGCTATGTTAATTATAAAAAAAGAGATTGATAAGAAAAAAGCAAAATAA